The proteins below come from a single Vibrio natriegens NBRC 15636 = ATCC 14048 = DSM 759 genomic window:
- a CDS encoding HlyD family secretion protein codes for MGKFVRISLTLTTLVIAVILGHWIWQHYLYSPWTRDGRIRAHVITIAPDVSGWVNDVKVSDNQDVKKGDVIFTVDDARYKAAIAELEAQVENKKYAWELAKHQYSRRETLTNKQLISEETAESARITTELAKSNYKLAQAQLASAQINLDRTVIKAPADGSIINLTLRVGNYVSQGKSVLSLVKANSFYVTGYFEETKIPLIKLGQKAKITLMSGGKALTGTVTSIGDAIADSNTTANSQLLPQVQQTFNWVRLAQRIPVDIQLDEYPDDLNLSAGMTVSIHLDENMQ; via the coding sequence ATGGGAAAATTCGTTCGCATCTCCCTCACTCTTACGACTTTGGTTATTGCCGTTATTCTTGGCCATTGGATTTGGCAACATTATCTGTATTCGCCTTGGACCCGTGATGGACGAATAAGGGCTCACGTGATAACGATTGCTCCGGATGTTTCTGGTTGGGTTAATGATGTTAAGGTCAGTGACAATCAGGATGTCAAAAAAGGCGATGTTATTTTCACCGTTGACGATGCTCGTTATAAAGCGGCGATAGCCGAGCTGGAAGCGCAGGTTGAAAATAAAAAATATGCATGGGAATTAGCAAAACATCAGTACTCACGTCGTGAGACATTAACCAATAAGCAATTGATTAGTGAAGAAACAGCGGAGAGCGCCCGTATCACTACGGAACTTGCCAAGTCCAATTACAAACTGGCGCAGGCCCAACTTGCCAGTGCCCAAATCAACCTAGATCGTACCGTTATCAAAGCGCCAGCGGATGGCAGTATCATCAATTTGACTCTTCGCGTTGGTAATTATGTCAGTCAGGGTAAATCCGTACTTTCATTGGTCAAAGCGAACTCTTTTTATGTGACGGGGTATTTTGAAGAAACAAAAATACCACTGATCAAACTTGGCCAAAAGGCAAAGATCACCCTAATGAGTGGCGGTAAAGCATTAACCGGAACGGTTACGAGTATTGGTGACGCGATTGCTGACAGTAACACGACCGCTAACAGCCAATTGTTACCACAGGTTCAGCAGACCTTTAACTGGGTCCGTTTAGCGCAACGAATCCCGGTGGATATCCAATTGGATGAATACCCTGATGATTTAAATCTTAGTGCCGGGATGACCGTTTCTATTCATTTAGATGAGAACATGCAGTAA
- the pilW gene encoding type IV pilus biogenesis/stability protein PilW, with amino-acid sequence MKTIKLGTLLLMTQFSLLGCVTVKEDGSPIVKPDPIAMAESRIALGLGYLEGGSTIRAHDNLRQALTHAPNYYRAQLSMAHYYESVGEESKAEEMYKRSLNQHAKNGNVLNNYGTFLCKRGEYKKADLMFTRAIEQPYYYLIPASYENAAFCSLKSKDNDKARYYFTRAIEHDPHRPKSILQLAKLEIESGDFTDARIRLMRFNQMYGVKKPSLQLMVELERVAGNEALEKRYRTQLDQM; translated from the coding sequence ATGAAAACGATTAAGCTGGGCACACTTTTGCTGATGACTCAATTTTCACTGCTGGGATGCGTTACCGTAAAAGAAGACGGCTCTCCGATCGTTAAGCCCGACCCTATCGCTATGGCAGAGTCCCGTATCGCTCTCGGCTTGGGTTATCTGGAAGGTGGCAGCACTATCCGTGCTCATGACAATTTGCGACAAGCGCTTACTCACGCACCTAACTACTACCGTGCACAACTTTCTATGGCGCACTATTACGAGTCCGTCGGCGAAGAGTCAAAAGCCGAGGAAATGTATAAACGGTCACTCAACCAACATGCCAAAAACGGTAACGTGCTCAACAACTACGGCACGTTTTTGTGTAAACGTGGAGAATATAAAAAAGCAGATCTGATGTTTACACGAGCCATTGAGCAACCCTACTACTATTTGATCCCCGCGAGCTATGAAAACGCCGCGTTCTGCTCTCTTAAATCCAAAGACAACGATAAAGCAAGATATTACTTTACTCGCGCTATTGAGCACGATCCTCACAGACCAAAATCAATACTGCAACTCGCGAAGCTGGAAATTGAGTCGGGTGACTTTACCGATGCCAGAATTCGCTTAATGCGATTCAATCAAATGTATGGGGTAAAAAAGCCCTCATTACAACTTATGGTTGAGCTAGAACGTGTTGCTGGAAACGAGGCTCTGGAAAAAAGGTACAGAACACAACTCGACCAAATGTAA
- the metA gene encoding homoserine O-acetyltransferase MetA: MPIRIPDQLPATDILRTENIFVMSETRAASQEIRPLRVLILNLMPKKIETETQFLRLLSNSPLQVNVELLRIDDRPSKNTPTEHLDNFYRQFEMVKNKNFDGLIITGAPLGLVQFEDVLYWDHLKTIMEWAKDHVTSTLYVCWAAQAGLKLLYDLPKKTRKEKLSGVYHHQIHNQYHPILRGFDDTFLAPHSRYADFSPHFLEEHTDLDILATSDVAGVYLATTKDKRNVFVTGHPEYDSHTLHNEYIRDLGEGMEPAIPVNYYPNNNPDNVPSASWRSHGHLLFANWLNYCVYQQTPYDLDHFSESAFTKDD, translated from the coding sequence GTGCCAATTAGAATTCCAGATCAATTACCAGCAACTGACATACTAAGGACAGAGAACATCTTCGTGATGAGTGAGACTCGAGCGGCTAGTCAGGAAATACGTCCGTTGCGAGTACTGATTCTGAATTTGATGCCTAAAAAAATTGAGACTGAAACGCAGTTTTTGCGTTTGCTTTCAAACAGTCCTTTGCAAGTCAATGTCGAATTATTGCGGATTGATGATCGCCCGAGTAAAAATACGCCTACCGAGCATCTGGACAATTTTTATCGTCAATTTGAGATGGTTAAAAATAAGAACTTTGATGGCTTAATTATCACAGGCGCGCCACTTGGCCTAGTACAGTTTGAAGATGTGCTTTATTGGGACCATTTAAAAACAATCATGGAGTGGGCTAAAGATCATGTCACCTCTACCCTTTACGTATGTTGGGCAGCTCAAGCTGGGTTAAAGTTACTTTATGACCTGCCGAAAAAGACGCGTAAAGAGAAGCTTTCAGGTGTTTACCACCATCAAATTCATAACCAGTATCATCCAATATTACGCGGCTTTGATGATACGTTTTTGGCTCCGCATTCTCGCTATGCAGACTTTTCACCTCACTTCCTTGAGGAACATACGGACCTGGATATCTTAGCGACTTCTGATGTGGCTGGCGTTTACCTAGCAACAACCAAAGACAAACGAAACGTATTTGTGACGGGCCACCCTGAGTATGACTCTCATACTCTCCACAATGAGTACATTCGTGATTTGGGCGAAGGAATGGAGCCGGCAATTCCGGTGAATTACTACCCGAACAATAATCCAGACAATGTTCCGAGTGCAAGCTGGAGAAGCCATGGTCACTTGCTGTTCGCAAACTGGCTAAACTACTGTGTTTACCAACAAACACCGTACGATCTTGACCATTTCAGTGAGTCTGCTTTCACTAAAGATGACTAA
- a CDS encoding FUSC family protein, which yields MQALFNSLIFPDKQAIKFAIKGVIAMALSLYIAMFLNLDRPYWALIGAVFLQIRPEGGLVVEKGMYQIIGTLVGGFVGITILQWFAPYPEIALGLLALWLGINSGLSAMVRRQNLVYAFAMAGMTACLVCLLVMIQPEMASSQRVFDIAQARISEIVIGVICATLVSKLIWPVKVKDGLVVNARNVINQTLGYLVIELDKNGTHQERHHTIDSILESVTALSDDSSAVSFEGPEGLGQSRAANAIGNSVLSLLALVQIFGRLQRRHPELVGEVLEPVLDSMRTSFTQMATSRDYDECYAIVQSLRRKQMEYANQVSEKTPLQKRLLKIALELSAELIVLLKGYAKLSSKETTNLNAPSFQSHRDPLVGITTGLRSVLLFLVGAGLWVGTGSSSVMMIMILPVVFSIMMARLPMAILTTVLKRLLVGIVIALPLAIFYALPLVAASSKDFELLVLILAGPYFLGLLALANRATLPYGLGICIPFTTFVMPSTDMTRALTINTTISNGMAIFVGVTVLYWIFKLVTGPSLPLMQSRLMKATQRDLIDMDKHTAPELWFNARMGDRLLRISTYDKALSSERNVTDLALTGLNFGHVSMRLHRIVRRVADNQLDSSLKFWQEALANAYLNAFHGKEDPRFQLANESLLSRLDEFGFLQEQKDILTGMCERIQLTLERSAQAIAAEKA from the coding sequence ATGCAAGCACTGTTTAATAGTCTAATTTTCCCTGACAAACAGGCGATAAAGTTTGCTATAAAGGGCGTGATTGCGATGGCGCTGTCTCTGTACATCGCCATGTTCCTGAATCTGGACCGACCGTATTGGGCGTTAATTGGTGCGGTATTTCTGCAAATCCGCCCTGAGGGTGGTTTGGTTGTTGAAAAGGGCATGTACCAGATTATCGGCACACTGGTTGGCGGTTTTGTCGGTATCACGATTCTTCAATGGTTCGCACCTTACCCTGAAATAGCACTCGGCTTATTGGCGCTCTGGTTGGGCATCAACTCTGGACTATCAGCAATGGTGCGCCGCCAGAATTTAGTCTACGCCTTTGCGATGGCTGGCATGACAGCGTGTTTAGTCTGTTTGCTTGTTATGATTCAGCCAGAGATGGCGAGCAGCCAGCGCGTTTTCGACATTGCTCAGGCCCGAATTAGTGAGATAGTCATTGGTGTTATCTGTGCGACTCTGGTCAGTAAACTGATTTGGCCAGTGAAAGTGAAAGATGGTCTGGTAGTCAACGCGAGGAACGTGATTAACCAGACGTTAGGCTATTTAGTCATTGAGCTGGATAAAAATGGTACTCACCAGGAACGTCACCACACAATTGATAGCATACTCGAATCGGTGACGGCTCTGAGTGATGACTCCAGTGCAGTGAGCTTTGAAGGGCCGGAAGGTTTAGGTCAAAGCAGAGCTGCCAATGCGATTGGTAATAGCGTGTTGTCGCTATTGGCTCTGGTGCAGATATTCGGGCGCTTACAGCGACGCCATCCGGAGCTTGTCGGCGAGGTTCTTGAGCCAGTACTGGACTCAATGCGCACGAGCTTTACGCAAATGGCAACCTCAAGAGATTATGATGAGTGCTACGCTATTGTCCAGTCACTGCGCCGCAAGCAGATGGAATATGCCAATCAGGTTAGTGAGAAAACTCCGCTGCAAAAACGGTTACTTAAGATTGCTCTTGAGTTGAGTGCTGAGTTGATTGTTTTGTTGAAAGGTTACGCCAAGTTATCCAGCAAAGAGACGACCAATTTGAATGCTCCGAGTTTCCAAAGCCATCGTGATCCGTTAGTTGGCATTACTACCGGGCTTCGCAGTGTGTTGCTATTTCTGGTTGGCGCCGGGCTCTGGGTGGGGACGGGCTCATCCTCGGTCATGATGATTATGATACTGCCGGTGGTGTTTTCAATCATGATGGCTCGCTTACCAATGGCTATTCTTACCACAGTGTTGAAGCGGTTACTGGTAGGTATTGTTATCGCCTTACCATTGGCCATTTTTTATGCACTACCGTTAGTCGCGGCAAGCAGTAAAGATTTTGAGCTGCTAGTGCTCATACTGGCTGGTCCATATTTCTTAGGCTTGCTGGCGTTAGCGAATCGAGCAACCTTACCGTACGGTCTTGGAATTTGTATCCCGTTTACTACCTTCGTTATGCCGAGTACAGATATGACCCGGGCACTAACCATTAACACGACGATCAGTAATGGGATGGCCATTTTTGTTGGTGTAACGGTGCTTTACTGGATTTTCAAATTAGTCACAGGCCCAAGTTTACCACTCATGCAGTCGCGCCTGATGAAAGCGACTCAACGTGATCTTATTGATATGGATAAGCACACCGCGCCAGAGCTGTGGTTCAATGCGCGCATGGGGGATCGGTTATTAAGAATTTCGACTTATGATAAAGCACTCAGTTCAGAGAGAAACGTTACAGACCTGGCGTTAACCGGATTAAATTTTGGTCATGTTTCCATGCGTTTACATCGTATTGTTCGAAGAGTCGCAGATAATCAATTGGATTCATCTTTGAAATTCTGGCAGGAAGCTTTGGCGAATGCGTACCTTAACGCTTTTCATGGTAAAGAAGACCCGAGGTTTCAGCTTGCCAATGAGTCACTGTTGTCGAGATTGGATGAATTTGGTTTTTTGCAGGAGCAGAAAGACATACTGACTGGTATGTGTGAACGCATTCAACTGACTCTTGAACGTAGCGCACAAGCCATCGCGGCAGAAAAAGCCTAA
- a CDS encoding ketopantoate reductase family protein — protein MKFAMLGAGGIGCYFAARLIDAGHECVLVARGEHLEALQTNGLHLEHPDFQYHSSVESTDVTGLCQGYSCDHFDLLILGAKSGATSSMLDEMKPWLAHGSTPVLSIQNGVTNEEHIELQVGRERTIGGLGNYISGHIESPGHVKVQGAGQIEFGAWPNTESNPTMAELCHTLEAVFKGAGIQTRLYEDVRYALWRKLVLNNGVNPLTALTAQKTGFVTTDPILSRTVRNMMEETARAANVAGVKISAADVEEMFDLISNFGDIKTSMQVDMERGRSLEVNEICGPVIEYCRKISQPAETTELIYRLLVNADELNIKPIQF, from the coding sequence ATGAAATTTGCGATGTTAGGTGCAGGAGGCATCGGTTGTTATTTTGCAGCCCGACTCATTGATGCTGGCCATGAGTGTGTATTAGTTGCAAGGGGTGAGCACTTAGAAGCATTACAAACTAATGGACTGCATCTGGAGCACCCTGACTTTCAGTATCATTCTTCGGTTGAAAGCACTGACGTGACAGGATTATGTCAAGGCTATTCTTGTGACCATTTTGATTTGTTAATCCTTGGCGCAAAAAGTGGCGCAACAAGTTCAATGCTTGATGAAATGAAGCCTTGGTTAGCACATGGAAGCACGCCTGTGTTGTCCATTCAAAACGGAGTAACCAATGAGGAACACATTGAGCTGCAAGTGGGACGAGAACGAACAATTGGTGGGTTAGGAAATTATATCAGTGGCCATATTGAAAGTCCGGGACATGTAAAAGTACAAGGAGCGGGACAAATCGAGTTTGGCGCGTGGCCGAATACAGAAAGTAATCCAACAATGGCTGAGCTTTGTCATACATTAGAAGCTGTTTTTAAGGGGGCTGGCATACAGACTCGTCTTTATGAAGATGTCCGTTATGCGCTATGGCGAAAACTCGTTTTGAATAATGGTGTCAATCCTCTGACCGCATTGACTGCTCAAAAAACAGGTTTTGTAACCACAGACCCTATTTTAAGTCGTACCGTTCGCAACATGATGGAAGAGACGGCTCGCGCTGCAAATGTGGCTGGCGTAAAAATATCCGCTGCTGATGTAGAAGAAATGTTTGACTTAATCAGCAATTTTGGCGACATCAAAACTTCCATGCAAGTTGATATGGAACGTGGTCGTAGTTTGGAAGTAAACGAAATCTGCGGGCCGGTGATCGAGTATTGTCGAAAAATCAGCCAACCTGCAGAAACGACTGAACTGATTTACAGGTTATTGGTAAACGCCGACGAGTTAAACATAAAACCCATACAATTCTGA
- a CDS encoding response regulator, which translates to MSGIFSWDNLSVKQKLFGLVLLPIVLLLILAGQHVHRLSTQAQELHRAQRFTDYIDIVSYLYDLPNNPQVSDKSEEAQRLTLELKKWTPAIFGSNAEISSLLTSFEEANASLLSAKENDDRLDAIEWRTDLYEQILLSLDQIYFNNISHETSNDLSSILQLEWLMFWSTKEHQLSHFLIQSVEKDQHYDSDIRDEIKSLVQNQQLLIERFVTLNANQKQVNLLIDTFTDDVFRISQEFRTSLLQEQELQMLSPQQISDGLEALNKRLSLIHEIDNKIEQQLQASISQSITRTTQHRLVFIAAISLVTILVISLTIRLIRKVTGNLNVVLEFLARESYNSDSPLSELIKGKDELSRFAREVDKLSFEREQTKLKLTQAKEDAEKAKDEAIEASKAKSSFLANMSHEIRTPLNGVIGISEVLSDTPLTAVQRDYVDTIETSSQLLLGLINDVLDFSKIESGMLLISPHSTCIRESIYDIASIICPKAKEKGIDVKVNISRNTPYHVMVDDHRLRQVIMNFLSNAVKFTEQGYVRLSVTTKALTDSCATIEFAVEDSGIGIDEQQQQIIFAPFAQEDNSTTRQFGGTGLGLAISTQLVDLMGGTIQLESAKGRGSRFFFEVTASVAQQHFTPHHTLNQSQIWLVCDDAEMEMKLRDEMSVYQIDIHQSVNKLSALPTWINDNENIIIVYAEGAPNVAITTSDYMRRLENQNIRICLIKHLHSDQFDFGKVVSVIITQPLLGQRLLAALERCEASFSEPNSLHSAPLHVPTLPNVLIVDDNTVNQKIAGLHLTKAGFNFDIAENGVEAVDMFRKHQYSLILMDCMMPIMDGFEATEHIRQIEASEQRPFRIPIIALTASVVDDDIQKCLAVGMDDYIPKPFKADMLKEKLDKAFGLRFKKPLSAENIPEVKDVTEASPLPAQRVGEPTINALSLKTERVLLVEDNRVNQKVASLLLDKAGYQYEIAENGQVAVEKFQQDSNFAVILMDCMMPVMDGFEATRQIRAFEKENGLKKTPIIALTASVVDDDIQRCFDSGMDAYVPKPVRKEKLLHQIETMI; encoded by the coding sequence GTGAGCGGAATTTTTTCCTGGGATAACTTGTCTGTAAAGCAAAAACTATTTGGCTTAGTTCTTTTGCCAATTGTGCTTTTGCTTATACTGGCAGGCCAGCACGTACACCGCCTTTCAACCCAAGCCCAAGAATTACATAGAGCACAACGATTTACTGACTATATCGATATCGTCTCCTACCTTTACGACTTACCTAATAATCCGCAAGTTAGCGATAAATCCGAGGAAGCGCAGCGACTCACTCTTGAGCTTAAAAAGTGGACGCCTGCGATTTTCGGATCAAATGCCGAGATTTCTAGTCTGTTAACGAGCTTTGAAGAAGCGAATGCCTCATTACTGTCTGCCAAAGAAAATGATGATCGACTGGACGCTATAGAATGGCGAACGGATCTTTATGAGCAGATCCTTCTGAGCTTAGATCAAATCTACTTTAATAATATCAGCCATGAAACCAGTAACGATCTGTCTTCTATTCTCCAGCTGGAATGGCTTATGTTTTGGTCAACCAAAGAGCATCAACTCAGTCATTTTCTCATCCAGTCAGTTGAAAAAGATCAGCACTACGACTCGGATATTCGTGACGAAATTAAGTCACTGGTTCAGAACCAGCAGCTATTGATAGAGCGCTTCGTGACACTGAACGCCAACCAAAAGCAGGTCAACTTGCTCATTGATACCTTTACCGACGATGTGTTTCGAATAAGCCAAGAGTTTCGAACCAGTTTACTTCAAGAACAAGAACTCCAGATGCTTAGCCCTCAACAAATTTCTGACGGTTTGGAAGCGCTAAACAAACGGCTCTCTCTCATCCACGAAATCGACAACAAAATTGAGCAGCAGTTGCAAGCGAGTATCAGTCAGTCGATCACTAGAACAACTCAGCATCGTTTAGTCTTTATCGCTGCCATCTCGCTCGTTACTATCTTGGTGATTAGCCTGACGATCCGACTTATTCGTAAAGTGACCGGAAATTTAAATGTCGTCCTCGAATTCCTTGCTCGCGAGAGTTATAACTCAGACTCACCGCTATCCGAATTGATAAAAGGCAAAGATGAGCTCAGCAGATTTGCCCGTGAAGTCGATAAGCTCAGCTTTGAGCGCGAGCAAACCAAACTGAAATTAACTCAAGCGAAAGAAGACGCAGAAAAAGCAAAAGATGAGGCGATCGAAGCGAGTAAAGCCAAAAGCAGTTTTCTGGCTAACATGTCACACGAAATACGAACGCCGTTAAATGGTGTCATTGGCATCTCTGAAGTCTTGTCAGATACACCTCTGACAGCGGTACAACGCGACTACGTCGATACGATAGAAACCTCATCACAACTGTTGCTGGGCCTTATCAATGACGTACTGGATTTTTCTAAAATTGAATCCGGTATGCTTTTAATTAGTCCACATTCAACGTGCATTCGCGAGTCAATTTACGACATCGCCTCCATCATATGCCCTAAAGCGAAAGAGAAAGGCATTGATGTAAAAGTCAATATCAGCCGAAATACGCCCTACCATGTCATGGTTGACGATCACCGCTTGCGCCAAGTCATCATGAATTTTCTGTCCAACGCAGTAAAGTTTACGGAACAAGGTTATGTACGGCTTTCTGTTACCACTAAAGCGCTCACCGACTCTTGCGCCACCATTGAGTTTGCCGTTGAAGACTCTGGCATTGGGATTGATGAGCAACAGCAACAAATTATTTTTGCTCCCTTCGCTCAAGAAGATAACTCCACAACACGACAATTTGGAGGCACAGGTCTGGGACTCGCCATCAGTACTCAACTTGTCGATTTAATGGGAGGAACGATACAACTGGAATCAGCGAAGGGACGCGGAAGCCGCTTTTTCTTTGAAGTGACCGCCTCGGTTGCTCAGCAACATTTTACTCCTCACCATACGTTAAACCAAAGTCAGATTTGGCTTGTGTGTGATGACGCCGAAATGGAAATGAAACTCCGTGATGAGATGAGCGTCTATCAGATCGACATTCATCAGTCGGTCAATAAACTCAGCGCCTTACCAACCTGGATTAACGATAACGAAAATATCATCATTGTTTACGCTGAGGGCGCACCCAATGTGGCGATCACAACATCAGATTATATGCGTAGGCTTGAAAACCAAAACATTCGCATCTGTTTAATTAAACATTTGCATAGTGACCAATTTGATTTTGGCAAAGTGGTCAGCGTCATTATCACTCAGCCACTACTCGGCCAACGCCTTCTCGCAGCACTTGAAAGATGTGAAGCAAGTTTCTCAGAACCTAACTCACTTCATTCTGCTCCCCTTCACGTTCCCACACTGCCGAACGTCTTGATTGTGGACGACAACACCGTTAATCAAAAGATAGCAGGCCTGCACCTGACTAAAGCGGGGTTTAACTTTGATATTGCCGAGAATGGTGTGGAAGCCGTCGATATGTTCAGAAAGCACCAATACAGCTTGATACTGATGGATTGTATGATGCCAATAATGGATGGTTTTGAAGCCACCGAACACATTCGTCAAATTGAAGCCAGTGAACAACGACCTTTTCGCATCCCGATCATCGCGCTCACCGCGAGTGTGGTCGATGATGATATTCAAAAATGCTTAGCTGTTGGAATGGACGACTACATTCCAAAACCCTTTAAAGCCGACATGTTAAAGGAGAAGTTGGATAAAGCATTTGGTCTTCGCTTTAAAAAACCTTTGAGCGCCGAGAATATACCAGAAGTAAAAGACGTAACCGAAGCCTCACCTTTGCCTGCTCAACGTGTGGGTGAACCAACGATTAATGCTTTGTCACTGAAAACAGAACGAGTTTTGCTGGTAGAAGACAACCGGGTCAATCAAAAAGTAGCGTCGTTACTGTTGGATAAGGCAGGCTATCAATATGAAATTGCAGAAAATGGCCAGGTAGCGGTGGAAAAATTCCAGCAAGATTCCAACTTCGCCGTCATATTGATGGACTGTATGATGCCAGTGATGGACGGTTTCGAAGCAACAAGGCAAATTCGTGCTTTTGAAAAGGAAAACGGGCTTAAAAAAACGCCCATCATCGCGTTAACCGCCAGTGTCGTAGATGATGATATCCAGCGTTGCTTTGACTCAGGGATGGATGCCTATGTGCCAAAACCAGTGAGAAAAGAAAAGCTACTGCATCAAATCGAAACGATGATTTAG
- a CDS encoding LpxL/LpxP family Kdo(2)-lipid IV(A) lauroyl/palmitoleoyl acyltransferase, giving the protein MNKQKEPVFEARFLMPRYWGTLLIIGVMYLLSLLPFKFQLFLGRSIGRLAMRLMKKRQVTIRRNLELCFPKMDESKREAILKANIDNSGIALFETAMAWFWPDRRVNKHVTIKGMEHLEALEKDGKGVLMLAVHSMNLELGARAFGIQKSGMGVYRPNNNPCFDYFQYKGRSRSNRTLIDRKNVRGMLDALNSGNRVWYAPDHDYGTRRSTFAPLFAVKNACTTTGTSLLVDATDCAIVPFTMVRGDDGHYTLTIREPVDGFPKGDTRNAAIFINKIVEESIMASPSQYMWLHRRFKTRPQGEDCLYNPQLIPAMS; this is encoded by the coding sequence ATGAACAAACAAAAAGAGCCTGTTTTCGAGGCTCGGTTCCTAATGCCTCGGTACTGGGGAACTCTACTCATCATCGGGGTGATGTATTTACTTAGCCTTCTACCTTTCAAATTTCAATTATTCCTGGGACGCAGTATTGGCCGTTTGGCCATGCGATTAATGAAAAAGCGTCAGGTCACCATTCGTCGCAATTTAGAGCTCTGCTTCCCGAAGATGGACGAGAGCAAACGAGAAGCGATACTGAAAGCTAACATCGATAATTCTGGCATTGCACTGTTTGAGACAGCGATGGCTTGGTTCTGGCCGGATCGCAGGGTTAATAAACACGTAACGATAAAAGGGATGGAACACCTAGAAGCGTTAGAAAAAGACGGCAAAGGGGTGTTGATGCTTGCCGTTCATTCCATGAACTTAGAGCTGGGTGCACGTGCATTTGGCATTCAAAAATCTGGAATGGGTGTTTATCGACCGAATAACAATCCTTGTTTTGACTATTTTCAGTACAAGGGTCGTTCGCGTTCCAATCGTACTTTGATCGATCGTAAAAATGTTAGAGGAATGCTGGACGCTTTGAATTCCGGCAATCGCGTTTGGTATGCGCCTGACCATGATTATGGAACCAGAAGATCGACCTTTGCGCCTTTGTTTGCTGTCAAAAACGCCTGTACCACAACAGGCACCAGTTTACTTGTTGATGCAACAGATTGTGCGATTGTGCCGTTTACCATGGTAAGAGGGGATGATGGCCATTACACATTAACGATCAGGGAGCCAGTTGACGGATTTCCTAAAGGTGATACCAGAAACGCGGCGATTTTTATCAATAAAATTGTTGAAGAGTCGATTATGGCTAGCCCTAGTCAATACATGTGGTTGCACCGCCGATTTAAAACCAGACCGCAAGGTGAAGATTGTTTGTACAATCCTCAGTTAATCCCTGCGATGAGTTAG
- a CDS encoding DUF1656 domain-containing protein, with translation MFDELAFAGLLFSPLVVFMPLAFLLSWSTRFVLHKSGLYAKLWKAPWFEVSLYVCYLALVIYLFGS, from the coding sequence ATGTTTGACGAGTTAGCTTTTGCCGGGCTTCTGTTTAGTCCGTTGGTGGTTTTTATGCCTCTTGCTTTTTTACTGTCATGGAGTACGCGTTTTGTGCTGCATAAATCAGGCTTATACGCAAAACTGTGGAAGGCACCTTGGTTTGAAGTCAGCTTGTATGTCTGTTATCTCGCGTTAGTCATTTATCTATTTGGGAGCTAA